A single window of Pontiella agarivorans DNA harbors:
- a CDS encoding sugar phosphate isomerase/epimerase family protein: MGRPVTLFTGQWADIPLAELAPLAKKMGFDGLELACWGDHMEVDKAARSKKYCREKRELLKDHGLECYAISHHLAGQLVCDLNNDGRSDMFAPAELAGDPEGQRKWAVKTMKNTAKAAANMGVEVVNGFTGSSIWHMLYSFPPASEKMIEDGFKYFAKMWNPILDVFDKQGVRFALEVHPTEIAFDIITARRALEAIGHREAFGFNFDPSHLIWQGVDPVRFLKAFPDRIYHVHMKDAAVTLDGESGILGSHLNFGTPGRGWDFRSVGRGDVNFEDIIRTLNAQDYKGPLSIEWEDAAMDRVAGGTESCAFTKKVDFEKSDRVFDEAFDS, encoded by the coding sequence ATGGGAAGACCTGTAACCCTATTCACCGGACAGTGGGCGGACATACCGCTTGCAGAACTGGCCCCGCTGGCCAAGAAAATGGGCTTCGACGGCCTGGAACTCGCCTGCTGGGGCGACCATATGGAAGTCGATAAAGCCGCGCGTTCCAAAAAATACTGCCGGGAAAAACGCGAACTGCTGAAAGACCACGGTCTCGAATGCTATGCCATCAGTCACCACCTCGCCGGACAGCTGGTCTGCGACCTCAATAACGACGGCCGTTCCGATATGTTTGCACCGGCGGAACTGGCCGGCGATCCGGAAGGACAGCGCAAATGGGCGGTAAAAACCATGAAGAATACCGCAAAAGCGGCGGCCAACATGGGTGTGGAAGTCGTGAACGGTTTCACCGGTTCCTCGATCTGGCACATGCTTTATTCGTTCCCGCCGGCCTCGGAAAAAATGATCGAAGACGGCTTTAAATATTTTGCCAAAATGTGGAATCCGATTCTGGATGTGTTCGATAAACAGGGCGTTCGGTTTGCCCTCGAAGTGCACCCCACCGAAATTGCCTTCGACATCATCACTGCCCGGCGCGCACTCGAAGCCATCGGTCACCGCGAAGCCTTCGGCTTTAACTTCGATCCGTCTCATCTGATCTGGCAGGGCGTGGACCCGGTCCGCTTCCTGAAGGCCTTCCCCGACCGCATCTACCATGTGCACATGAAGGACGCGGCAGTGACCCTCGACGGCGAAAGCGGTATTCTCGGCTCCCACCTCAACTTCGGTACGCCCGGCCGGGGCTGGGACTTCCGCAGTGTGGGCCGCGGCGATGTGAACTTTGAAGACATCATCCGCACACTGAATGCCCAGGATTATAAGGGCCCGCTTTCCATTGAATGGGAAGACGCCGCAATGGACCGCGTGGCCGGAGGAACCGAATCCTGCGCGTTCACGAAAAAGGTGGATTTTGAAAAGTCCGACCGCGTGTTTGACGAAGCCTTTGACAGCTAA
- a CDS encoding MFS transporter, which produces MMVKIVALLGVFGLGMCFALLGSVSVKLMPRLKIDQGKFGSLISAFMFTSLVASLIMGVVTDQVGYKPVAMFGFVVTAVVIFLLAYAKSYTTTLIACLLLGFGAMALNTAGNTLIPQVLFGGEKPAEASNMGNVFFGLGLFLTPMIVSFLFRKTSYEKAVSALGVIILIPVVFAATATYPESANAFAIGDAVALLAKPAVLLAAFVLFCYIALESSFCNWLPAFGKEVIMNETPDTDETKADASAQNLLSMFAIAMMVGRLVFSALPKVTVFGGYYIAGAALAAGLIILAMTRCKGAKTANLLAAAAGFSFAPCFPTTVGVTFSKFSPELYGSIFGIIFAVGLLGGVIIPKTIGNMAGNSTIQKSLKLLLPACLLLIILAVALGFLK; this is translated from the coding sequence ATGATGGTAAAAATCGTTGCATTACTGGGTGTATTTGGATTGGGCATGTGCTTTGCCTTGTTAGGATCGGTCAGTGTTAAACTCATGCCCCGGTTAAAAATTGATCAGGGAAAATTCGGTTCATTGATTTCAGCCTTCATGTTCACCTCACTGGTCGCATCACTGATTATGGGAGTCGTCACCGATCAGGTGGGGTATAAACCGGTAGCCATGTTCGGTTTTGTGGTTACGGCCGTGGTCATTTTCCTACTGGCCTATGCCAAAAGCTACACCACCACGCTCATCGCCTGCCTGCTGCTCGGCTTCGGGGCCATGGCACTCAATACGGCCGGCAACACACTGATTCCCCAGGTACTTTTCGGCGGTGAAAAACCGGCGGAAGCCAGCAATATGGGCAATGTATTTTTCGGCCTTGGTCTGTTCCTGACCCCGATGATCGTCAGTTTTCTTTTCCGTAAAACGAGTTATGAAAAAGCGGTTTCCGCCCTCGGCGTCATTATTCTGATTCCCGTAGTGTTCGCGGCAACGGCAACGTATCCCGAATCCGCCAACGCTTTCGCCATTGGCGATGCGGTCGCCCTACTGGCCAAGCCGGCCGTCCTTCTGGCCGCATTTGTTCTGTTCTGCTATATCGCGCTCGAATCTTCGTTCTGCAACTGGCTTCCGGCTTTCGGCAAGGAAGTGATTATGAACGAAACGCCGGACACGGATGAAACCAAAGCTGATGCATCTGCTCAGAATCTGCTTTCCATGTTCGCCATCGCCATGATGGTTGGCCGTCTTGTTTTCAGTGCCCTTCCGAAAGTCACCGTTTTCGGCGGTTACTACATCGCCGGAGCCGCTCTTGCGGCCGGACTGATTATTCTGGCGATGACCCGATGCAAAGGCGCAAAAACGGCAAATCTTCTCGCCGCAGCAGCCGGATTCTCATTTGCACCCTGTTTCCCCACCACCGTCGGGGTCACCTTTTCCAAGTTTTCACCGGAACTTTACGGCAGCATCTTCGGCATCATTTTCGCGGTCGGCCTGCTCGGCGGCGTAATCATTCCGAAAACCATCGGTAATATGGCCGGCAATTCAACCATTCAGAAAAGCCTCAAGCTTCTGCTTCCGGCCTGCCTGCTTCTTATCATCCTTGCCGTTGCGCTCGGATTCCTTAAATAA
- a CDS encoding HEAT repeat domain-containing protein yields the protein MNLRLSTLCFVFAASVAGAQLEALKTLTTDQDQKIRRPIETLVFGTEPENFQTLENELLAIFQSPETTLEGKQYTCRLLRHCASEACVPVLKNELLNADLSAFVRMVFQGLEDDAADKALLNALPEASPELQAGIISTLSARGTPEAIAEIAPFLESENADLQFTAITALGNIGGKKAVKALAQAEVAPQFSKVWKKAQLSAVEGVKPSFFGLFSANTDKKVYAEMLTDKDPAIRSAALGAMVKADPANAADAIFQILEREDSELRKTAFSLLPQLPTESLTAVESEDPEIELLVLNELAVRREASGEAFAAEKMQRENDEVRKAAVYALGQIGGAAAFQLIPAATSDQTAFDALCAANAEGLDAAILDALKSAKDEKVKVQYINCLSDRQAEDALPEFAEWASKDWSRTCAAAISGMANLIQVDTFSTYADLLLKTDNKKKIQALEKSIAQAAQRMPDPDACAATLIAAYDKADGEVLYAVIRSLGSIGGENARGLLEQAMTSKDPLARDAAIRGLCNWPNPDVADQLLELAKNVDDDKYQLLALRGYIRLAGTSNTEAETLPMCKNAAELASRPEEIRMILSTVKRYKSEDVIQFIAPYIDNPEVVDEAGQAMIEQTWHWKFKKMAIPHLEHYVELTDNERMKAYAQQSIETAKN from the coding sequence ATGAATTTACGATTATCCACCCTCTGCTTCGTTTTTGCCGCATCCGTTGCCGGCGCTCAGCTTGAGGCGCTGAAAACCCTGACAACGGATCAGGACCAGAAAATACGCCGCCCCATCGAAACCCTCGTTTTCGGAACCGAACCGGAAAATTTCCAAACCCTGGAAAATGAGCTGCTTGCAATTTTTCAATCCCCGGAAACCACGCTTGAAGGCAAACAGTACACCTGCCGCCTGCTTCGCCATTGCGCCTCTGAAGCCTGCGTTCCGGTGCTGAAAAACGAACTGCTGAATGCGGATCTCTCCGCATTTGTCCGCATGGTCTTCCAGGGCTTGGAAGACGATGCTGCCGATAAGGCCCTACTGAACGCCCTGCCCGAAGCCTCTCCGGAACTTCAGGCCGGCATCATCAGCACCCTCAGTGCCCGCGGAACCCCGGAAGCGATTGCTGAAATTGCTCCGTTCCTGGAATCCGAAAATGCCGACCTCCAGTTTACCGCCATCACCGCCCTTGGAAACATCGGCGGTAAAAAAGCGGTTAAAGCGTTGGCTCAGGCCGAGGTCGCCCCGCAGTTTTCCAAGGTTTGGAAAAAAGCGCAGCTGTCCGCCGTTGAGGGGGTAAAACCCTCCTTTTTCGGACTCTTTTCGGCGAATACCGATAAAAAGGTATATGCCGAAATGCTGACTGATAAAGATCCGGCCATCCGTTCCGCAGCACTCGGTGCTATGGTGAAGGCCGATCCGGCCAACGCCGCCGACGCCATTTTCCAGATTTTGGAACGTGAAGATTCCGAACTTCGGAAAACGGCGTTTTCACTGCTTCCTCAGCTTCCGACTGAATCGCTGACAGCGGTTGAATCGGAAGATCCGGAAATTGAACTTCTTGTGCTTAATGAACTGGCGGTTCGCCGCGAGGCTTCCGGCGAAGCTTTTGCCGCAGAAAAAATGCAGCGGGAAAACGATGAAGTTCGAAAAGCGGCGGTCTATGCGCTGGGTCAGATCGGCGGAGCAGCGGCTTTTCAGCTGATTCCGGCGGCGACATCCGATCAGACCGCTTTCGATGCTTTGTGTGCCGCAAATGCCGAGGGGCTTGATGCCGCGATTCTTGATGCACTGAAAAGTGCCAAAGACGAAAAGGTGAAAGTTCAATATATCAACTGTCTTTCCGACCGCCAGGCCGAAGATGCGCTTCCCGAATTTGCGGAATGGGCTTCCAAAGACTGGAGCCGAACCTGCGCGGCGGCCATCAGCGGCATGGCCAATCTGATTCAAGTCGATACGTTCAGTACTTATGCCGATCTGCTGTTGAAAACGGATAATAAGAAAAAAATCCAGGCGTTGGAAAAATCGATTGCCCAGGCCGCCCAGCGTATGCCGGACCCCGACGCCTGCGCGGCAACGCTGATCGCCGCCTATGATAAAGCGGACGGAGAAGTGCTCTATGCCGTTATCCGCTCATTAGGAAGCATCGGAGGGGAAAACGCGCGCGGCCTGCTTGAGCAGGCAATGACGAGTAAAGATCCGCTGGCGCGCGATGCTGCGATCCGCGGACTGTGTAACTGGCCGAATCCCGATGTGGCGGACCAGCTGCTGGAACTCGCGAAAAATGTGGATGATGATAAATATCAGCTTCTCGCTCTTCGCGGTTATATTCGCCTGGCCGGAACCTCTAATACTGAGGCGGAAACGCTTCCGATGTGTAAAAATGCGGCGGAGCTTGCCTCCCGGCCCGAGGAAATCCGTATGATTCTCTCGACGGTGAAACGGTACAAAAGTGAGGACGTAATTCAGTTTATTGCACCGTACATCGATAATCCCGAAGTGGTCGACGAAGCCGGACAGGCGATGATTGAACAGACCTGGCACTGGAAATTTAAAAAAATGGCGATTCCCCACCTCGAACATTATGTGGAGCTGACGGATAATGAGCGGATGAAGGCGTATGCTCAACAATCAATCGAAACCGCAAAAAACTAG
- a CDS encoding ThuA domain-containing protein, translating into MMKIWITFILAAALTGGAAAQKNKNLQGPAKPEHIANVKKALPEKAPAKPKKARKILVVTRCEGFVHGSIAIGVEAIRLMGEQTGAYTIEETRELDLFNDTDLEKFDAVLFLSTTRLKPTPEQQQALLKFVRDGKGMIGIHAATDNFYGWSEGAKMMGGLFCGHPWTASCTVQMKLNEPDHPVNACFHGESFKVKDEIYQFKEPYSRDNQRVIVSLDMEDPDTKAVKGGKPDKVTRTDGDFGVTWVRQEGKGRVFYCSMGHNHHIFWDNRILQHYLAGIQYALGDYDVPDEIK; encoded by the coding sequence ATGATGAAAATATGGATCACCTTCATTCTTGCTGCAGCACTTACCGGCGGAGCAGCGGCTCAGAAAAATAAAAATCTGCAAGGCCCCGCCAAACCGGAACACATCGCCAATGTAAAAAAAGCTCTTCCGGAAAAAGCGCCGGCCAAACCGAAAAAAGCCCGGAAGATTCTGGTTGTTACGCGTTGCGAAGGATTTGTACACGGCTCTATTGCCATTGGCGTGGAGGCCATCCGACTGATGGGCGAACAGACCGGGGCCTATACTATTGAGGAAACGCGGGAACTGGACCTGTTCAACGACACGGATCTGGAAAAGTTCGATGCCGTTCTGTTCCTGAGCACCACCCGGCTCAAGCCGACCCCCGAACAGCAGCAGGCGCTGCTGAAATTTGTGCGCGACGGAAAAGGCATGATCGGCATTCACGCCGCCACGGATAATTTCTACGGCTGGTCGGAAGGTGCAAAAATGATGGGCGGCCTCTTCTGCGGCCATCCATGGACTGCCAGCTGCACCGTTCAGATGAAACTCAATGAACCGGACCATCCCGTCAACGCATGCTTCCACGGTGAATCCTTTAAGGTGAAAGATGAAATCTATCAGTTTAAAGAACCCTATTCCCGCGATAATCAGCGCGTCATTGTCAGCCTGGATATGGAGGACCCGGACACAAAAGCGGTAAAAGGCGGAAAACCGGATAAAGTGACCCGAACCGATGGCGATTTCGGGGTCACCTGGGTGCGTCAGGAAGGAAAAGGGCGCGTCTTTTACTGCTCGATGGGCCACAACCACCACATCTTCTGGGACAACCGAATTCTCCAGCACTACCTCGCCGGCATTCAGTATGCCCTTGGCGACTACGATGTTCCGGACGAAATCAAATAA
- a CDS encoding sulfite exporter TauE/SafE family protein: protein MRWTFKTASRNLRGHMTEAIPILAGTAALIGLGHTLAGPDHYLPFIVMGKARKWSMPKTMWITFLCGLGHVLGSILLGLIGAALGIALSKLEWFEAWRGNLAAQLLMIFGFTYCVWGIHRAIKNRPHSHAHVHENGTLHTHKHTHSMEHAHPHEQKVRPITPWILFTIFVLGPCEPLIPLIMYPAAEHSWWGMLLVASIFAVATISTMMGVVLAASWGIRLVPIGTFERYTHALAGAAICLSGMAIQFLGL, encoded by the coding sequence ATGCGGTGGACTTTCAAAACAGCTTCGCGCAATCTACGCGGCCATATGACAGAAGCCATTCCAATTTTAGCAGGTACCGCCGCTCTAATCGGACTCGGCCATACACTGGCCGGCCCGGACCACTATCTCCCGTTCATCGTGATGGGAAAAGCGCGTAAATGGTCAATGCCGAAAACCATGTGGATCACTTTTCTCTGCGGGCTCGGTCATGTACTGGGCTCCATTTTACTGGGTCTCATCGGCGCCGCGCTGGGCATTGCCCTCAGCAAACTGGAATGGTTCGAAGCGTGGCGCGGAAATCTGGCGGCACAGCTATTGATGATTTTCGGCTTCACCTACTGCGTCTGGGGCATCCATCGGGCCATTAAAAACAGGCCCCACTCCCATGCTCATGTGCATGAGAACGGAACCCTGCACACGCATAAACACACCCACTCCATGGAGCACGCGCACCCCCATGAACAGAAAGTGCGGCCGATTACCCCATGGATTCTCTTTACGATTTTTGTGCTCGGCCCCTGCGAACCGCTCATTCCATTGATCATGTACCCGGCGGCTGAACACAGCTGGTGGGGTATGCTGCTGGTCGCCTCAATTTTTGCGGTTGCAACCATCAGCACTATGATGGGTGTGGTTCTCGCCGCCAGCTGGGGCATCCGGCTTGTTCCGATCGGAACATTCGAACGCTACACTCACGCCCTCGCCGGTGCCGCCATCTGCCTCTCCGGAATGGCCATTCAGTTTCTCGGACTCTAA
- the dmeF gene encoding CDF family Co(II)/Ni(II) efflux transporter DmeF — translation MTHCDLHDHDFLHNSEHGERQVLMVLGLTLVTMVLEIGAGLIFNSMALTADGWHMGTHAAAFGITIFAYRYARKHAKNPRFSFGTGKVSVLGGFASAVALGVVAILMAVESIHRIIEPQDIRFNEAIAVAVIGLVVNLASAFLLKGEHHHHHGHDHAHSDDEDHNLKAAYFHVLADAVTSIAAIAALIFGRIFGWAVLDPVMGIVGSLVITKWAVGLMKETSGILLDGSVDPAVCEKIQQTVEDEKSLKVIDLHVWAVAPGHHAVILSVDSSNGWTPPQVKALLSGIGHLVHVNVEVHRV, via the coding sequence ATGACACACTGCGATCTACACGACCACGATTTCCTGCACAACAGTGAACACGGTGAGCGTCAGGTGTTGATGGTGCTCGGCCTGACGCTGGTGACGATGGTGCTGGAAATCGGGGCGGGTCTGATTTTCAACTCCATGGCCCTGACAGCCGACGGCTGGCATATGGGCACCCACGCTGCGGCCTTCGGGATCACCATTTTTGCTTATCGCTATGCCCGGAAACATGCGAAAAATCCGCGTTTCAGTTTCGGTACCGGAAAAGTCAGTGTGCTCGGAGGTTTTGCCAGTGCGGTGGCGCTGGGCGTGGTGGCGATTCTGATGGCGGTGGAATCCATTCACCGCATCATTGAACCGCAGGATATCCGGTTTAATGAAGCGATCGCGGTGGCGGTGATCGGCCTGGTAGTGAATCTGGCTTCCGCGTTCCTGCTGAAGGGGGAGCATCACCATCATCACGGCCACGATCATGCACACAGCGACGACGAAGACCATAACCTGAAGGCGGCCTATTTTCATGTGCTCGCCGATGCTGTCACCTCGATTGCCGCTATTGCGGCCCTGATTTTCGGGCGGATCTTCGGCTGGGCGGTTCTCGATCCCGTCATGGGGATCGTCGGTTCGCTGGTCATTACCAAATGGGCGGTCGGACTCATGAAGGAAACGAGCGGAATTCTGCTCGACGGCAGTGTGGATCCCGCCGTTTGCGAAAAAATTCAGCAGACGGTCGAGGATGAAAAAAGTCTGAAAGTCATTGATTTGCACGTTTGGGCTGTGGCGCCGGGACACCACGCCGTCATTCTCTCCGTTGACTCTTCCAATGGCTGGACGCCTCCGCAGGTTAAAGCGCTTCTGTCCGGAATCGGACATCTGGTTCATGTGAATGTGGAGGTACATCGCGTATGA
- a CDS encoding metallophosphoesterase family protein — protein sequence MTIGTPVRVGLITDIHYDGSAVALNRLYNHVNQLNAGGAEALVLMGDLVNGACETNAKRLLREVSALCDSFNGKTYFMPGNHDLDHLSKAEFYNALGRVGDPARFHFETGGYTFICVDCNFTPEGGDYNLGNFKWEEACMPPEEIEWLRARISASLNPVILISHQRIDKETRFAVRNYDQVRKTITLSEKVKAVFQGHNHEDDLLNFDGTSYYTLSAHVDDAGPAMLDLRPQSVRLIRDFQPLETV from the coding sequence ATGACAATAGGTACACCAGTTCGGGTTGGGCTGATCACGGATATCCATTATGATGGATCTGCGGTGGCACTGAACCGTCTTTACAACCACGTTAATCAGTTGAATGCCGGCGGTGCTGAAGCGTTGGTGCTGATGGGGGATCTGGTAAACGGGGCCTGCGAAACCAATGCGAAGCGCCTGCTGCGCGAGGTCTCTGCCTTGTGCGATTCATTCAACGGTAAAACCTATTTTATGCCCGGAAACCACGATCTGGATCATCTTTCAAAAGCCGAGTTTTATAATGCCCTGGGGCGGGTGGGTGATCCTGCACGGTTTCATTTTGAGACCGGTGGTTATACCTTTATTTGTGTGGACTGCAACTTCACACCCGAAGGCGGGGACTATAACCTTGGCAACTTCAAGTGGGAAGAAGCCTGTATGCCGCCCGAGGAGATTGAGTGGCTTCGTGCCCGCATATCGGCTTCGCTGAATCCGGTTATTCTGATCAGTCACCAGCGGATCGACAAAGAGACCCGCTTTGCCGTGCGCAACTATGATCAGGTGCGAAAAACCATTACGCTGTCTGAAAAGGTTAAGGCCGTATTCCAAGGACACAACCACGAAGATGATCTGCTGAACTTCGATGGAACCTCGTACTATACACTGAGTGCGCATGTGGACGACGCCGGCCCGGCCATGCTCGACCTTCGCCCTCAAAGTGTGCGCCTCATCCGGGATTTCCAACCTCTGGAAACAGTATAG
- a CDS encoding Gfo/Idh/MocA family protein: MDRKLKMGMVGGGPGAFIGDVHRKAARLDGKIDIVAGAFDIDPKKSRAMGQELCIDKNRTYNDVQSMIDGELALPADERIDFVSVCTPNHTHFPIAKAFLEAGFNVMCEKPMTLTVEEAEELKTIVQKSKKVFGLMHNYTAYPMVKLAKDMVKDGDIGKVRKVIVQYPQGWLARATEKEGNQQASWRTDPKKSGIAGCIGDIGTHAANLAEYITGLTIREVAADLTTFVKGRRLDDDGNCLLRFSKGAKGLLHASQVSIGQENNLAIWIHGEDGSLEWHQEHPNWLYVDKLGEPTQIWKRGNDYVGERSEAAGRATRLPFGHPEAFLEAFANNYCNFADTILAKEAKRKPTDLEKDFPGVKEGVIGMKFIKAVVESSNNNAEWTKL, from the coding sequence ATGGATAGAAAACTCAAAATGGGAATGGTCGGCGGAGGCCCCGGCGCTTTCATCGGCGACGTACACCGAAAAGCCGCGCGCCTCGACGGTAAAATCGACATCGTGGCCGGTGCCTTTGACATCGATCCGAAAAAATCGCGGGCAATGGGCCAAGAACTCTGTATCGACAAAAACCGTACCTACAACGATGTACAGTCAATGATCGACGGCGAGCTGGCCCTGCCGGCCGATGAGCGCATCGATTTTGTTTCCGTCTGCACCCCGAACCACACTCATTTCCCGATTGCCAAAGCGTTTCTGGAAGCCGGTTTCAACGTTATGTGCGAAAAACCGATGACCCTGACCGTGGAAGAAGCGGAAGAACTGAAAACCATTGTTCAGAAATCGAAAAAGGTCTTCGGCCTGATGCATAACTACACCGCCTACCCGATGGTCAAACTGGCCAAAGACATGGTGAAAGACGGCGATATCGGAAAAGTCCGCAAAGTCATCGTACAGTATCCGCAGGGCTGGCTGGCGCGCGCCACCGAAAAAGAAGGCAATCAGCAGGCCTCCTGGCGCACCGACCCGAAAAAATCGGGCATTGCCGGCTGCATCGGCGACATCGGAACACATGCCGCAAATCTCGCGGAATACATTACCGGGCTGACCATCCGCGAAGTGGCTGCCGATCTGACCACCTTTGTTAAAGGCCGCCGGCTCGATGACGACGGCAACTGCCTGCTGCGCTTCTCCAAAGGGGCCAAAGGTCTGTTGCACGCATCCCAGGTTTCGATCGGCCAGGAAAACAACCTCGCCATCTGGATTCACGGCGAAGACGGATCGCTGGAATGGCATCAGGAACATCCGAACTGGCTCTATGTCGACAAACTGGGTGAACCGACCCAGATCTGGAAACGCGGCAACGACTATGTCGGCGAACGCTCCGAAGCGGCCGGCCGTGCAACACGCCTGCCCTTCGGGCATCCGGAAGCCTTCCTCGAAGCCTTTGCCAATAACTACTGCAATTTTGCGGATACCATTCTGGCAAAAGAAGCCAAACGTAAACCCACCGACCTGGAGAAGGATTTCCCGGGGGTCAAGGAAGGCGTGATCGGTATGAAATTTATCAAGGCGGTTGTCGAAAGTTCCAACAACAACGCCGAGTGGACCAAACTTTAA
- a CDS encoding Gfo/Idh/MocA family oxidoreductase, which produces MNPNLSRRNLLKTSALAGVAAGFPAIVPSSVLGASAPSNTITIAGIGTGSMGMGNLKGLLNQPDTRLLAVCDVDSRHRANGKRTIDAKYGNSDCAEYSDYRELLARDDIDAVFHALPDHWHGIICVAAANAGKDIYGQKPLARTIPEGRAIVEAVERNGVIWQTGSQQRSDGRFRMACELVRNGRLGKIKFAEARLPGGYGGGSAKTVPVPKELDYEMWLGPAPMQPHRDLGRGGSMHWNWRWLRDFSGGQITDWAGHNIDISHWALGLDETGPVEISGTGGFADSDLFNVITSFDFDLKYADGSLIKVTSKYGPGVRFVGEEGEILVTREKIEASDPSMLKDPIPSNGIRLYESRDHHRNFIDCVKSRRPCICPAETGHRSISAGLLGELAIYTGRTLKWDPEHEIITNDPVANGMLTRAFREPWVL; this is translated from the coding sequence ATGAACCCGAACCTTTCCAGACGCAATCTGCTGAAAACCTCGGCGCTTGCGGGGGTGGCCGCCGGATTTCCGGCCATTGTCCCCTCCTCGGTGCTTGGTGCATCAGCCCCCAGCAACACGATCACCATTGCCGGTATCGGCACCGGCTCCATGGGCATGGGCAACCTCAAAGGATTGCTCAATCAGCCCGACACCCGGCTGCTCGCCGTGTGCGATGTTGATTCCCGTCACCGCGCAAACGGAAAACGGACCATTGATGCAAAATACGGTAATTCCGACTGCGCCGAATATAGCGACTATCGCGAACTGCTCGCCCGCGATGATATCGATGCGGTCTTCCATGCGCTGCCCGATCATTGGCACGGCATCATCTGCGTGGCGGCAGCCAATGCCGGAAAAGATATCTACGGCCAGAAACCGCTCGCCCGCACGATTCCGGAAGGGCGTGCCATTGTCGAAGCCGTGGAACGCAACGGCGTAATCTGGCAGACCGGTTCACAACAGCGGTCCGATGGACGGTTCCGCATGGCGTGTGAACTGGTGCGCAACGGACGGCTCGGGAAAATCAAATTTGCCGAGGCCCGCCTGCCCGGCGGCTACGGCGGCGGTTCTGCAAAAACAGTTCCGGTTCCGAAAGAACTGGACTATGAAATGTGGCTCGGCCCGGCACCCATGCAGCCGCACCGTGATCTCGGCCGGGGCGGTTCCATGCATTGGAATTGGCGCTGGCTGCGCGATTTTTCGGGCGGGCAGATTACCGACTGGGCCGGACATAATATCGACATTTCCCACTGGGCACTCGGGCTTGATGAAACCGGACCGGTGGAAATCAGCGGCACAGGCGGCTTTGCCGACAGTGATCTGTTTAATGTGATTACTTCCTTCGATTTCGATCTGAAATATGCCGACGGCTCCCTGATCAAAGTCACCAGCAAATACGGCCCCGGCGTCCGCTTTGTCGGCGAAGAGGGCGAAATACTGGTTACCCGTGAAAAAATCGAAGCCAGCGATCCAAGCATGCTGAAAGATCCCATTCCGAGTAATGGCATTCGCCTCTATGAAAGCCGGGATCATCACCGAAACTTTATCGACTGCGTGAAAAGCCGCCGGCCGTGCATCTGTCCGGCCGAAACCGGACATCGTTCCATCAGTGCCGGTCTGCTTGGCGAACTCGCGATCTACACCGGCCGCACCCTCAAATGGGATCCGGAACACGAAATCATCACCAACGATCCCGTCGCCAACGGCATGCTCACCCGGGCATTCCGCGAACCCTGGGTTCTTTAA
- a CDS encoding AraC family transcriptional regulator — protein MMDKEKFKSEFLAQMHSPEQVKLLFNHLPDVWYFLKDYQGRFVLGNDQFVRQCGASTEDEIIGKTDFDFFPLGRAESYVNDDRYVLKTGQSIIDRVELAPDPGNSINWFITTKVPVYSASGEIIGLAGTARDITRAGLALQPYTEMRVVLEYVRDNYAQPIEIKDLAALVHLSVSQFERRFRKIFQISPLKHIMRVRIRAASLRLTTTNDTIAAIALDCGFYDHSHFTRNFRKNMGTSPKEYRKQYMA, from the coding sequence ATGATGGATAAAGAAAAATTTAAATCGGAGTTTCTTGCGCAGATGCACAGTCCAGAGCAGGTTAAACTTCTGTTTAATCATCTTCCGGACGTCTGGTATTTTCTGAAAGACTATCAAGGCCGTTTTGTTCTCGGAAATGACCAGTTTGTTCGCCAGTGCGGGGCCTCAACCGAAGACGAGATTATTGGAAAAACCGATTTTGATTTTTTTCCGCTTGGCCGTGCTGAAAGCTATGTAAATGATGATCGGTATGTGCTGAAAACCGGACAGAGTATTATTGATCGGGTTGAACTTGCTCCTGATCCGGGGAATTCGATCAATTGGTTTATCACCACCAAAGTACCGGTTTATTCTGCCTCCGGCGAAATTATCGGTCTCGCCGGAACCGCCCGCGACATCACCCGGGCGGGGCTCGCGCTTCAGCCCTACACCGAAATGCGCGTTGTGCTCGAATATGTACGCGATAATTATGCCCAGCCGATCGAAATCAAAGATCTGGCCGCCCTTGTGCATCTTTCAGTCAGTCAGTTTGAGCGCCGTTTTCGAAAGATTTTCCAAATTTCACCGCTCAAGCACATCATGCGCGTACGCATCCGTGCTGCCAGTCTGCGGTTGACCACCACCAATGATACCATCGCCGCCATTGCACTCGACTGCGGATTTTACGATCACTCCCATTTTACACGAAATTTCCGGAAAAATATGGGCACTTCACCCAAGGAATACCGCAAGCAGTATATGGCCTGA